Proteins from a single region of Campylobacter sp. RM16704:
- a CDS encoding NuoB/complex I 20 kDa subunit family protein translates to MSNAPVVLTTVDKLVQWGRSNSLWVLSYGLACCAIEMMAAGGARYDFDRFGTIFRASPRQSEVMIIAGTLSKKHAEFTRRLYDQMPDPKWVISMGSCANTGGMFNTYSTVQGVDRIIPVDIYVPGCAPRPETFQFALMILQKRIRKEKASRKIAPKRLI, encoded by the coding sequence ATGAGTAATGCACCAGTTGTTTTAACCACGGTTGATAAGTTAGTTCAATGGGGAAGAAGTAATTCTTTATGGGTACTATCTTATGGGCTTGCTTGTTGTGCTATTGAAATGATGGCAGCAGGTGGTGCAAGATATGATTTTGACAGATTTGGAACTATTTTTAGAGCAAGTCCTAGACAATCTGAAGTGATGATTATAGCAGGCACTTTAAGTAAAAAACACGCTGAATTTACAAGAAGGCTTTATGATCAAATGCCTGATCCAAAATGGGTTATTTCTATGGGTTCTTGTGCAAATACTGGCGGTATGTTTAATACTTATTCTACAGTCCAAGGGGTAGATAGAATTATACCTGTAGATATTTATGTGCCAGGTTGTGCACCACGCCCTGAAACTTTTCAGTTTGCTTTGATGATTTTGCAAAAAAGAATTCGCAAAGAAAAAGCAAGTAGAAAAATCGCTCCAAAAAGGCTTATATGA
- a CDS encoding NAD(P)H-quinone oxidoreductase subunit 3: MTHATIEHQYFGIFVMLVIASVIFFTLVYISSKIGSKLASHNRKKLGLGIYECGPMASKQANKINSQFFVFALIFILLDIEVVFLFPWAVIFKDLTAELSKYGLSLFVLIEVFIFIFLLAVGFLYAYKKGAFKWQSIKK; this comes from the coding sequence ATGACTCATGCAACTATAGAGCATCAATACTTTGGTATATTTGTAATGCTTGTTATTGCAAGTGTTATATTTTTTACTTTGGTATATATTTCTTCAAAGATAGGTTCTAAACTAGCCTCACATAATAGAAAAAAACTTGGACTTGGAATTTATGAGTGTGGCCCTATGGCTTCTAAACAAGCAAATAAAATTAACTCTCAATTTTTTGTTTTTGCTTTGATTTTTATTTTGCTTGATATTGAAGTTGTTTTTTTATTTCCTTGGGCAGTGATTTTTAAAGACTTAACTGCAGAGCTTTCAAAATATGGTTTATCTTTATTTGTCTTGATTGAAGTTTTTATTTTTATATTTTTACTTGCGGTGGGATTTTTGTATGCTTATAAAAAAGGAGCATTTAAGTGGCAGAGTATCAAAAAATGA
- a CDS encoding ATP-binding cassette domain-containing protein yields the protein MFLEVKNLSKSYKFKKHWYLKEEENFVFKDVSFSLNQNENLLLCGESGSGKSTLAKILCMLEKPNFGEVLFENENILKLDFNSQRKLRQKIQYIFQDQKLALNPYKTTKKLLFDVYDNFKIKLDFDELFMLFDDFELERDILELKPSKLSGGQSQRLGLIRALILKPKLLILDEITAALDIPTAYKILNYLYDYQKIHDITYIFISHQEKILQKITHKKIIL from the coding sequence ATGTTTTTAGAAGTTAAAAATTTAAGCAAATCTTATAAATTTAAAAAACACTGGTATTTAAAGGAAGAAGAAAATTTTGTTTTTAAAGATGTGAGTTTTTCTTTAAATCAAAATGAAAATTTATTGCTTTGTGGGGAAAGTGGTAGTGGTAAAAGTACTTTAGCTAAAATTCTTTGCATGTTAGAAAAGCCAAATTTTGGCGAAGTATTGTTTGAAAATGAAAATATATTAAAATTAGATTTTAACTCTCAAAGAAAATTACGCCAAAAAATTCAATACATTTTTCAAGATCAAAAGCTAGCTTTAAATCCTTATAAAACAACTAAGAAGCTTTTGTTTGATGTGTATGATAATTTTAAAATCAAACTTGATTTTGATGAATTATTTATGCTTTTTGATGATTTTGAACTTGAAAGAGATATTTTAGAATTAAAACCTTCTAAATTAAGTGGTGGGCAAAGTCAAAGACTAGGCTTGATTAGAGCTTTGATTTTAAAGCCAAAATTACTTATTTTAGATGAAATTACAGCAGCGCTTGATATACCAACTGCATATAAAATTTTAAACTATTTGTATGATTATCAAAAAATTCATGATATAACTTATATTTTTATATCTCACCAAGAAAAAATTCTACAAAAGATAACTCATAAAAAAATAATCTTATAA
- a CDS encoding ATP-binding cassette domain-containing protein, protein MIKIVNLNLSFKDKILLKNINLSLEEGKSLAIMGKSGAGKSLLLKSMIRLFDKHYKLSAQKFEIGQKNILDLKENELNALRAKVNLLFQDVYGSFYPLVDIGSYFNIVLKTHTDLSAKEIKEKAFYFFECLGLKNHDLLWHSFIYQLSGGMARRIQIALALLSGAQYLLCDEITSSLDRVNEEKIITILKTLKQQFKNLIFITHDLNLAKELCDEVVIIEEKTSVYQMSIKDFLNNPKGVFAKELLGLFESENVFRS, encoded by the coding sequence ATGATAAAAATTGTAAATTTAAATCTTAGTTTTAAAGATAAGATTTTATTAAAAAATATAAATCTTAGCCTAGAAGAAGGTAAATCTTTGGCTATTATGGGTAAAAGTGGGGCAGGTAAAAGTTTGCTTTTAAAAAGCATGATTAGGCTTTTTGATAAGCACTATAAACTTTCTGCGCAAAAATTTGAGATTGGTCAAAAAAATATTTTAGATTTAAAAGAAAATGAACTAAACGCTCTAAGAGCTAAGGTAAATTTACTTTTTCAAGATGTATATGGGAGTTTTTATCCACTTGTTGATATAGGGAGTTATTTTAATATAGTTTTAAAAACTCATACTGATTTAAGTGCAAAAGAAATTAAAGAAAAGGCTTTTTATTTTTTTGAATGTTTGGGACTTAAAAATCATGACCTTTTGTGGCATTCTTTTATATATCAATTAAGTGGTGGTATGGCAAGAAGAATTCAGATAGCATTGGCTTTGCTTAGCGGGGCACAGTATTTATTATGTGATGAGATTACAAGCTCACTTGATAGAGTTAATGAAGAAAAAATTATAACTATTTTAAAGACACTAAAACAGCAATTTAAAAATTTAATCTTTATAACGCATGATTTGAATTTAGCAAAAGAGCTTTGCGATGAGGTAGTTATCATAGAAGAAAAAACCTCGGTTTATCAAATGTCTATAAAGGATTTTTTAAACAATCCAAAAGGTGTTTTTGCTAAAGAATTATTAGGGCTTTTTGAGAGTGAAAATGTTTTTAGAAGTTAA
- a CDS encoding ABC transporter permease produces MRKFCVMMILLSFILALFAPLISSYDPNLVDLSKAKIAPNLTHIFGTDMLGRDVFTRILYALRISLFVGVMAAFFSVLFACIYVFLTRFFAYAFFARVIDMLLALPSLLVIMFFQSFLVGSLWSMIFIIALGHFAFVAKVLDTQLNKFQKLEFYQNAIILGSSRMKALLSELLPACWNLLFVLFVLNIAHAITSEATLSFFGLGVELWIPSLGNMLNEASKAVFLGFWWMIVFPVAFILMLILPLLALGNDLQEEIKA; encoded by the coding sequence ATGCGTAAATTTTGTGTAATGATGATTTTGCTAAGCTTTATTTTAGCACTTTTTGCACCTTTGATTAGTTCATATGATCCAAATTTGGTAGATTTAAGTAAAGCTAAAATAGCTCCAAATTTAACTCATATTTTTGGTACAGACATGCTTGGTAGAGATGTTTTTACGCGTATTTTATACGCATTACGCATTTCTTTATTTGTGGGAGTAATGGCAGCTTTTTTTAGTGTGCTTTTTGCTTGTATATATGTGTTTTTAACAAGATTTTTTGCTTATGCTTTTTTTGCTAGAGTAATTGATATGCTTTTGGCACTACCATCTTTACTTGTGATTATGTTTTTTCAAAGCTTTCTAGTAGGATCTTTGTGGAGTATGATTTTTATTATTGCTTTGGGGCATTTTGCTTTTGTGGCAAAAGTACTTGATACGCAACTTAATAAATTTCAAAAACTTGAATTTTATCAAAATGCTATTATTTTAGGTTCTAGTAGAATGAAAGCTTTGCTTAGTGAGCTTTTACCTGCTTGTTGGAATTTGCTTTTTGTGCTTTTTGTTTTAAATATCGCCCATGCTATTACAAGTGAAGCCACTTTGAGTTTTTTTGGTTTGGGCGTGGAGCTTTGGATTCCAAGTTTAGGCAACATGCTAAATGAAGCAAGTAAGGCTGTGTTTTTAGGATTTTGGTGGATGATAGTTTTTCCAGTAGCTTTTATACTTATGCTTATATTGCCTTTGCTTGCTTTGGGTAATGATTTACAAGAAGAGATAAAAGCATGA
- a CDS encoding ABC transporter permease yields MFKRLLWAFFLIVFASFLCFIMIYHAKGSVVFASVPQGTSLKIKEEIERNLNLDQPLLKQYENWAFKALKGDFSYSLISGEKVSEILKEKLPYTIILGSLAFFVLFVLSLFLALLCVIYKDSFLDKTITFLTMSFFALPAFSLSLMLILIFAVFFKLFPSSAIADIGFEDDVLNRLWHLFLPVCALVLSHLAVFVRFIRTSLIDSLNQSFIESAFARGLSKKRIYLHFVLKDAFGSILAYFGASFVSFLMGTYIVESVFSYEGVGNLVIKSILFKDYPVVLAVVIFSILVVVFVNLIVEMICKMINPRFANA; encoded by the coding sequence ATTTTTAAACGCCTCTTGTGGGCGTTTTTTTTGATAGTTTTTGCAAGTTTTTTGTGCTTTATTATGATTTATCATGCTAAAGGAAGCGTAGTTTTTGCCAGTGTGCCTCAAGGAACTAGCCTTAAAATAAAAGAAGAAATCGAGCGTAATTTAAATTTAGATCAACCTTTATTAAAGCAGTATGAAAATTGGGCTTTTAAAGCATTGAAAGGCGACTTTTCCTACTCTTTAATCAGTGGAGAAAAGGTTAGTGAAATTTTAAAAGAAAAACTTCCATATACTATTATTCTTGGAAGTTTGGCTTTTTTTGTACTTTTTGTATTATCTTTGTTTTTGGCACTTTTGTGTGTAATTTATAAAGATAGTTTTTTAGATAAAACTATTACCTTTTTGACAATGAGTTTTTTTGCATTACCTGCTTTTTCTTTATCGCTAATGCTTATTTTGATTTTTGCGGTATTTTTTAAGCTTTTTCCAAGTTCGGCAATCGCTGATATTGGCTTTGAAGATGATGTGCTTAATCGTTTGTGGCATTTGTTTTTACCGGTGTGTGCTTTGGTTCTTTCGCATTTAGCAGTTTTTGTGCGTTTTATAAGAACAAGTTTGATTGATAGTTTAAATCAAAGTTTTATAGAAAGTGCATTTGCAAGAGGGCTTAGTAAAAAAAGAATTTATTTACACTTTGTGTTAAAAGATGCTTTTGGTTCTATACTTGCGTATTTTGGTGCTTCTTTTGTAAGTTTTTTAATGGGAACTTATATAGTAGAAAGCGTGTTTTCTTATGAGGGTGTAGGAAATTTAGTGATTAAAAGCATATTGTTTAAAGATTATCCTGTGGTGCTAGCTGTAGTGATTTTTAGTATTTTGGTGGTGGTGTTTGTAAATTTGATTGTAGAAATGATTTGTAAGATGATAAATCCAAGGTTTGCTAATGCGTAA
- a CDS encoding nickel ABC transporter, periplasmic substrate-binding protein: MLRFFIMLFCALNLFATTPKDTIIIAVENEPERINPLFSEDHDVAIALVFSGLTRFDENMNLAPDLASSWKVSKDGLVYEFELRKDVLWHDGVKFSAKDVKFSINALKDEKLNSPSKVNFDAVKEVKIIDDYHLIITLSKPFPAFLDALSVGVLPKHLLEKENLNTTKFNQMPIGTGSYKLKQWKQGQYMTLEANENYHLAKVKTPKLILKHIKDPSISSIELKNGSIDVALVDFALASNFENDKNFKMLIEPSADYRALMFNLNHEFLKDQNVRLALNYAIDKQAIINSLLHSFGKVANHPLEKSWANPKEFATYTYDVKKANELLAKADFVKNKNGILEKNGKEFSFEMYAMSEDPLRVALVNILQSEFLKLGIKAKAVAKPSGSFDYTKIDSFLVGWGSPYDPDFHTFRVFASSEDSALNSSGWNFGHYQNAKVDEALTKARNSLDANERKKYYKEFINALYEDPAFLFIAYIDYPLVFAKNIQGIKPHILGHHGVGFTWNAYEWSKN, translated from the coding sequence ATGTTACGATTTTTTATCATGCTTTTTTGTGCTTTAAATCTTTTTGCCACTACGCCAAAAGATACTATCATCATCGCAGTAGAAAATGAGCCAGAGCGTATAAACCCGCTTTTTAGCGAAGATCATGATGTGGCGATTGCTCTTGTGTTTTCAGGGCTTACACGCTTTGATGAAAACATGAACCTAGCACCTGATCTTGCTAGTTCTTGGAAAGTTAGCAAAGATGGTTTGGTATATGAGTTTGAACTAAGAAAAGATGTTCTTTGGCATGATGGTGTTAAATTTAGTGCTAAAGATGTAAAATTTAGTATAAATGCTCTAAAAGATGAGAAACTAAACTCACCATCAAAGGTAAATTTTGATGCGGTTAAAGAAGTAAAAATCATTGATGATTATCATTTAATCATTACTCTTTCAAAGCCTTTTCCAGCATTTTTAGATGCTTTAAGTGTGGGTGTTTTACCAAAACATTTGCTTGAAAAAGAAAATTTAAATACTACTAAGTTTAATCAAATGCCTATAGGAACAGGTTCTTATAAACTAAAACAATGGAAACAAGGTCAGTATATGACTTTAGAAGCAAACGAAAATTATCATTTAGCTAAGGTAAAAACTCCAAAACTTATACTAAAACACATTAAAGATCCAAGCATTAGCTCTATCGAGCTTAAAAATGGTTCTATAGATGTAGCTTTGGTGGATTTTGCACTAGCTTCAAATTTTGAAAATGATAAAAATTTTAAAATGCTTATAGAGCCTTCAGCTGATTATCGTGCTTTGATGTTTAATCTTAATCATGAATTTTTAAAAGACCAAAATGTGCGTTTGGCGCTAAATTATGCCATCGATAAACAAGCTATTATAAATTCATTGTTGCACTCTTTTGGAAAAGTGGCCAATCATCCTTTAGAAAAATCATGGGCAAACCCTAAAGAATTTGCAACTTATACTTATGATGTAAAAAAAGCAAACGAGCTTTTAGCTAAAGCAGATTTTGTAAAAAATAAAAATGGCATTTTAGAAAAAAATGGCAAAGAATTTAGCTTTGAGATGTATGCAATGAGCGAAGATCCTTTAAGAGTGGCTTTGGTAAATATCTTACAAAGTGAGTTTTTAAAGCTTGGCATTAAAGCAAAAGCCGTGGCTAAGCCAAGTGGAAGTTTTGACTATACGAAAATCGATAGCTTTTTAGTAGGTTGGGGTAGTCCTTATGATCCTGATTTTCATACCTTTAGAGTTTTTGCAAGTTCTGAAGATAGTGCTTTAAACTCAAGCGGATGGAATTTTGGTCATTATCAAAATGCTAAAGTTGATGAAGCTTTAACAAAAGCTAGAAATTCACTTGATGCAAATGAGAGAAAAAAATACTACAAAGAATTTATCAATGCTTTATATGAAGATCCTGCATTTTTATTTATAGCTTATATTGATTATCCTTTAGTTTTTGCTAAAAATATTCAAGGTATAAAACCTCACATTTTAGGTCATCATGGAGTAGGTTTTACTTGGAATGCTTATGAGTGGAGCAAAAATTAG
- a CDS encoding pentapeptide repeat-containing protein has translation MKSKFLTLSDNEIDRTKQSLAKIINFCKNKIEVINNTNINDFASNSNEYIKKYKNLFIISNKESELLDLKINLKDLSSLIDNIDFQIKFENCRITFADSWLEDKTKIKQNLYFSNCDFTAIELKNICFENFEISGYKYRNERKKSIIFNACEFKELYLNNSTFSENIKFLEKTKIECLYVELNKFSKYFFIQDCVIGNINLWKNDFTKRCYFVDSKFGYERDENNKTKLNFSNANFKDNAYFNNSKFYNYADFHECEFEKIACFYGVTFDKAPNFSQVIFKGNLNVINTNLNFTFDDLKTQIEEEQENFNKDKNEQNKKSLNKFANDFRDSFRVFKNALIKENNLLEASNFHKYELYCKEIELKQNQSKKDEYVENVIDTEKNMWRVRELVDFLLLGFYRKLCDHHTDVFKVFNNLILLVALYVLFSSSFIWVHSDKLKDTRVILTVYEFFDGFHSYVDRGVVIFLLLGCMFTLYKLKAYESKNNILNKQEINFIYIINDFWNFIKSLFLAVFIPCIFYVILGQIFTPIFNLDKYSLFVNILFVSLYICVVYTKSLFFGRYVVLILSYMYFFVILIEQPSVIHPLIGKITNEPDKNFNYPSLMTLYILYTILIALVIFSLQKTARKNSIVPS, from the coding sequence ATGAAATCTAAATTTTTAACTTTATCAGATAATGAGATTGATAGAACAAAACAATCCTTAGCTAAAATCATAAATTTTTGTAAAAATAAAATAGAAGTAATAAATAATACAAATATAAATGATTTTGCTAGTAACAGTAATGAGTATATAAAAAAATATAAAAATTTATTTATCATAAGTAATAAAGAAAGTGAGCTTTTAGATTTAAAAATAAATTTAAAAGATTTATCTAGTTTGATTGATAATATAGATTTTCAAATAAAATTTGAAAATTGTAGAATAACATTTGCTGACTCTTGGCTTGAGGATAAAACAAAAATTAAGCAAAATTTATATTTTAGCAATTGTGATTTCACGGCAATTGAACTAAAAAATATTTGTTTTGAGAATTTTGAGATAAGCGGATATAAATACAGGAATGAACGAAAAAAATCAATAATATTTAATGCTTGTGAATTTAAAGAATTATATTTGAACAATAGTACTTTTTCGGAAAATATCAAATTTTTAGAAAAAACTAAAATAGAATGTTTATATGTAGAATTAAATAAATTTAGTAAGTATTTTTTTATACAAGATTGCGTTATAGGAAATATTAACTTGTGGAAAAATGATTTTACAAAAAGATGTTATTTTGTAGATTCTAAATTTGGATATGAACGAGATGAGAATAATAAAACAAAATTAAATTTTTCAAATGCCAATTTTAAAGATAATGCTTATTTTAACAATTCTAAATTTTATAATTACGCTGATTTTCACGAGTGTGAATTTGAAAAAATAGCTTGTTTTTACGGAGTAACTTTTGATAAAGCTCCGAATTTTTCTCAAGTGATTTTCAAAGGAAATCTAAATGTTATAAACACAAATTTAAATTTTACTTTTGATGATTTAAAAACACAAATAGAAGAAGAACAAGAAAATTTTAATAAAGATAAAAATGAACAAAATAAAAAATCTTTAAATAAATTTGCAAATGATTTTAGAGATTCTTTTAGGGTTTTTAAAAATGCATTGATAAAAGAAAATAATCTTCTGGAAGCTTCAAATTTTCATAAATATGAGCTTTATTGTAAAGAGATAGAGTTGAAACAAAATCAAAGTAAAAAAGATGAGTATGTAGAGAATGTGATAGATACGGAAAAGAATATGTGGAGAGTCCGAGAACTTGTTGATTTTTTGCTTTTAGGGTTTTATAGAAAATTATGCGATCACCACACAGATGTTTTTAAAGTTTTTAACAATCTTATATTGCTAGTTGCTTTATATGTATTGTTTTCTTCGAGTTTTATTTGGGTTCATAGTGATAAGCTTAAAGATACAAGAGTAATTTTAACCGTATATGAATTTTTTGATGGTTTTCATTCTTATGTTGATAGAGGGGTAGTGATTTTTTTATTATTGGGGTGTATGTTTACTCTTTATAAATTAAAAGCATATGAATCAAAGAATAATATTTTAAACAAACAAGAAATAAATTTTATATATATTATCAACGATTTTTGGAATTTTATTAAAAGTTTATTTTTAGCAGTATTTATTCCTTGTATTTTTTATGTTATTTTAGGGCAGATTTTTACACCTATTTTTAATTTGGATAAATACTCGTTGTTTGTAAATATTTTGTTTGTTAGCTTATATATTTGTGTGGTTTATACCAAATCTTTGTTTTTTGGTAGATATGTGGTGCTTATTTTATCTTATATGTATTTTTTTGTGATATTGATTGAGCAACCTAGTGTAATCCATCCATTGATTGGAAAAATCACAAATGAACCTGATAAAAATTTTAATTATCCGTCTTTGATGACGCTATATATATTATATACTATACTTATAGCTTTAGTGATATTCTCACTTCAAAAAACCGCACGAAAAAATTCCATAGTGCCAAGTTAA
- a CDS encoding ShlB/FhaC/HecB family hemolysin secretion/activation protein, with product MKKLLLSTIAISSLVYANNGSITITKNDIGKIIELSPDKNIPQNKAIKENLKTQDDYKKSQEAKKDFEEKKQELEEKFKQEDEKAKSSTNNLNNQTNTNPTTNTNNNKTNTNSNTKDKTNSNTTNKTNTTKENNTNINNNTNTSNNKVNNTTNNTNLTNTTTNKKILTQYKFVLTNENTSFEKLGIKEEDLQSLVSEFKTRRFSLQDLQDISNIIAYYFQVNGYPAATAYIPQQEFDGKNIQVNISLGVLGKYIIKNKTTIKDHFLESKLNQRIKGKIISTKLIEDSVYKVNEMYGLQTLAGLQAGENVGETDILIEVEPDTKANVLIYSDNYGIKSAGEYRAGISMGFNSILNMGDYYNFYLQSSDEKQINYGASYTFFVGNLKITPSISQGTYYLGREYEGLGFSGTSRNFGIDFSYPIWINTNSSFYITSSIYHKILSDVTLDLLTFDKSSNVGSMGLEGLFRGFENNTLSYSAKISIGKVKDDGTTIFGDTSKSGGNGFGWFRKLNASLNNYYSFNEYITHTININYQKVLGNFELDSSESSSLGGAYGVRAYDNGEGDGDNTIVANFGIRINIPNTNFYFTPFYDIGYAWYEKDSGNRLVDDHFLDALGLQILYNKANEYYIKLDGARALHKYKLDDDHRMKLYLSGGVYF from the coding sequence ATGAAAAAACTTTTACTTAGCACCATAGCAATTAGTTCTTTAGTTTATGCTAATAATGGAAGTATCACTATAACTAAAAATGATATAGGAAAAATTATAGAATTATCCCCTGATAAAAACATCCCTCAAAACAAAGCTATCAAAGAAAATCTAAAAACCCAAGATGATTATAAAAAAAGCCAAGAAGCTAAAAAAGACTTTGAAGAAAAAAAACAAGAATTAGAAGAAAAATTTAAACAAGAAGATGAAAAAGCTAAATCATCTACTAATAACTTAAACAATCAAACTAATACCAACCCAACCACTAATACAAACAATAATAAAACTAATACTAATTCTAATACAAAAGATAAAACTAATTCTAATACTACTAATAAAACCAATACTACCAAAGAAAATAATACTAATATAAATAATAATACTAATACTTCAAACAATAAAGTTAATAATACTACTAATAATACTAATTTAACCAATACTACTACTAATAAAAAAATACTCACTCAATATAAATTTGTTCTTACTAATGAAAACACTAGCTTTGAAAAACTAGGTATTAAAGAAGAAGATTTACAAAGCTTAGTGAGTGAGTTTAAAACAAGAAGATTTAGCTTACAAGATTTACAAGATATATCTAATATCATTGCTTATTATTTTCAAGTAAATGGTTATCCTGCAGCAACAGCTTATATTCCTCAACAAGAATTTGATGGAAAAAACATTCAAGTTAATATTTCTTTAGGAGTATTAGGTAAGTATATAATAAAAAATAAAACTACTATAAAAGATCATTTTTTAGAAAGTAAGCTCAATCAAAGAATCAAAGGTAAAATCATTTCTACTAAATTAATAGAAGATAGTGTATATAAAGTCAATGAAATGTATGGACTTCAAACCTTAGCAGGTTTACAAGCAGGAGAGAATGTAGGTGAAACTGATATTCTTATAGAAGTAGAACCTGATACTAAGGCTAATGTATTAATATATAGTGATAATTATGGTATTAAGAGTGCAGGAGAATATAGAGCTGGTATTAGTATGGGATTTAATTCTATACTTAATATGGGAGATTATTATAATTTTTACTTACAATCTAGTGATGAAAAACAAATCAATTATGGAGCCAGTTATACTTTCTTTGTAGGTAATTTAAAAATTACTCCTAGTATATCTCAAGGAACTTATTATTTAGGAAGAGAATATGAGGGTTTAGGTTTTAGTGGTACTTCTAGGAATTTTGGTATAGATTTTTCTTATCCTATATGGATTAATACTAATTCATCTTTTTATATAACTTCTAGTATATATCATAAAATACTTAGTGATGTAACCTTAGATCTTTTAACCTTTGATAAAAGTTCTAATGTAGGAAGTATGGGTTTAGAAGGTTTATTTAGAGGCTTTGAAAACAATACCTTAAGTTATAGTGCTAAAATAAGCATAGGTAAGGTAAAAGATGATGGAACTACTATATTTGGAGATACATCTAAAAGTGGTGGTAATGGCTTTGGTTGGTTTAGAAAACTCAATGCTAGTTTGAATAATTATTATAGTTTTAATGAGTATATTACTCATACTATTAATATAAACTATCAAAAGGTATTAGGGAATTTTGAGCTTGATTCTTCTGAAAGTTCATCTTTGGGTGGAGCTTATGGAGTAAGAGCTTATGATAATGGAGAAGGTGATGGAGATAATACTATAGTAGCTAACTTTGGTATAAGAATAAATATACCAAATACTAATTTTTATTTTACTCCCTTTTATGATATAGGTTATGCTTGGTATGAAAAAGATTCAGGTAATAGATTAGTAGATGATCATTTCTTAGATGCACTAGGCTTACAAATACTTTATAATAAAGCTAATGAGTATTATATAAAACTTGATGGAGCAAGAGCATTACACAAATACAAATTAGATGATGATCATAGAATGAAATTATATTTAAGTGGTGGGGTGTATTTTTAA